Proteins encoded by one window of Cellvibrio sp. KY-GH-1:
- the aroE gene encoding shikimate dehydrogenase: MTDLYAVFGNPINHSKSPVIHRQFAEQTGQDMHYTKQLVNEGEFEQAAQNFFAQGGKGLNITVPFKLNAFDFAQKRTPRAERAGAVNTLALLSDGTILGDNTDGIGMIHDMHNLGWEIQGKRVLILGAGGAVRGILQPLLEENPARVTIANRTLSKAEELAKNFLDLGDIQAKSFEQLAGDNFDIVINGTSASLQGELPPLPDNLLSASAGCYDMMYGAEPTIFLQWAKNHGATQVADGLGMLIGQAAEAFYLWRQIRPEVVPVITALRRQIAEKK, from the coding sequence ATGACAGATTTGTACGCCGTATTTGGCAATCCCATTAATCACAGTAAATCGCCTGTGATTCATCGTCAGTTTGCCGAGCAAACGGGTCAGGATATGCATTACACCAAACAATTGGTAAATGAAGGAGAGTTTGAGCAGGCCGCACAGAATTTTTTTGCGCAGGGTGGCAAAGGCTTAAATATCACCGTGCCTTTCAAATTAAACGCGTTTGATTTTGCCCAGAAGCGCACACCGCGTGCGGAGCGTGCCGGCGCAGTAAATACGCTCGCGCTACTGAGTGACGGTACTATTCTGGGCGATAACACCGATGGCATTGGCATGATTCACGATATGCATAACCTGGGCTGGGAAATTCAGGGGAAGCGTGTATTAATTCTTGGTGCTGGTGGTGCTGTGCGTGGCATTTTGCAGCCATTGCTGGAGGAAAATCCGGCTCGCGTCACTATCGCTAACCGCACGCTGAGTAAAGCAGAGGAATTGGCAAAAAACTTCCTGGATCTCGGTGATATTCAGGCTAAATCTTTTGAGCAGTTAGCGGGCGATAATTTTGATATTGTTATCAATGGAACCTCGGCGAGTTTACAAGGCGAGTTGCCACCCCTGCCGGATAATCTACTGTCTGCCTCAGCCGGTTGTTACGACATGATGTATGGCGCAGAGCCAACAATTTTTCTGCAATGGGCAAAAAATCATGGCGCAACCCAAGTCGCCGATGGACTGGGGATGTTGATTGGTCAGGCTGCAGAAGCTTTTTATTTGTGGCGACAAATTCGGCCGGAAGTGGTGCCAGTTATTACCGCGTTGCGTCGCCAAATTGCTGAAAAAAAATAG
- a CDS encoding DoxX family protein yields MSVITKVLATDNSFSPLALRLPLGIIFAAHGAQKLFGWFGGYGLQGTGQWMDSIGLGPGVVMAALAGSAEFFGGLFLILGLLTRPTALVLSVTMVVAILSVHINNGLFMSNNGYEFGLALLAGAVSLLISGGGRASADSLIAKH; encoded by the coding sequence ATGAGCGTAATTACTAAAGTATTGGCAACTGACAACAGCTTTTCGCCACTGGCCCTGCGTTTACCCTTGGGCATCATCTTCGCCGCCCACGGCGCGCAGAAGTTGTTCGGCTGGTTTGGTGGATACGGTTTGCAAGGTACCGGACAGTGGATGGATTCAATAGGCCTTGGCCCTGGTGTGGTAATGGCGGCCCTGGCAGGCTCAGCTGAGTTTTTCGGCGGTTTGTTCCTGATCCTTGGTCTGCTCACTCGCCCAACAGCGTTGGTTCTGTCAGTGACCATGGTGGTGGCGATTTTGTCGGTGCATATCAACAACGGTTTGTTTATGAGCAACAACGGTTATGAGTTTGGTTTGGCGTTACTGGCTGGTGCGGTGTCACTGTTAATTTCCGGCGGTGGCCGTGCAAGTGCAGACAGCTTGATTGCCAAACACTAA
- the hemF gene encoding oxygen-dependent coproporphyrinogen oxidase, whose amino-acid sequence MTIVSGPDKAAVKAYLLNLQDRICQALAAEDGGAEFIEDSWIRTEGGGGRSRVLTNGKVIEKGGVNFSHVHGTQMPASATAHRPELAGRSFEAMGVSLVIHPHNPYVPTSHANVRFFIAEKEGAAPVWWFGGGYDLTPYYGNEEDVIHWHQTAKNACDPLGEHLYPKFKKWCDDYFFLKHRGEARGVGGLFFDDYNAENFEHSFALMQAVGDSYIPAYVPIVNARKGAAFAEREREFQLYRRGRYVEFNLVYDRGTLFGLQTGGRTESILMSLPPLVRWEYNWQPAAGTAEAELYEKFLPHRDWLK is encoded by the coding sequence ATGACAATCGTTTCCGGGCCGGATAAAGCCGCCGTAAAAGCTTATTTATTGAATCTACAGGATCGCATTTGCCAGGCGCTGGCAGCCGAAGATGGCGGTGCCGAATTTATTGAAGACAGTTGGATTCGCACCGAAGGTGGTGGTGGTCGTTCGCGCGTTTTAACCAATGGCAAGGTGATTGAAAAAGGCGGCGTTAATTTCTCTCATGTCCACGGCACGCAGATGCCCGCGTCGGCGACTGCTCATCGCCCTGAGTTGGCCGGGCGCTCCTTTGAAGCCATGGGTGTGTCACTGGTCATTCATCCGCATAATCCCTACGTTCCCACTAGCCACGCCAATGTCCGCTTTTTTATCGCTGAGAAAGAAGGTGCTGCCCCTGTGTGGTGGTTTGGTGGAGGCTATGACCTGACTCCCTACTACGGCAATGAGGAAGATGTCATTCATTGGCACCAAACCGCCAAAAATGCCTGCGATCCGCTGGGTGAGCATCTCTACCCCAAATTCAAAAAATGGTGCGACGATTATTTTTTCCTGAAGCATCGCGGTGAAGCGCGCGGCGTTGGAGGACTGTTTTTTGACGATTACAACGCGGAAAATTTCGAGCACAGTTTTGCACTTATGCAAGCGGTGGGTGACAGCTATATTCCAGCCTATGTGCCGATTGTAAATGCACGTAAAGGTGCTGCATTTGCGGAACGCGAGCGCGAATTCCAGCTCTATCGTCGTGGCCGCTATGTGGAATTCAATTTGGTTTATGATCGTGGCACTTTGTTTGGTTTACAAACTGGCGGCCGCACCGAATCTATTTTAATGTCGCTGCCGCCGCTGGTGCGGTGGGAGTACAACTGGCAACCTGCAGCAGGCACCGCCGAAGCGGAGCTCTACGAAAAATTTTTACCGCATCGCGATTGGTTGAAATAG
- a CDS encoding fumarylacetoacetate hydrolase family protein, giving the protein MPNYSLPVINGADIFPVHKIICIGRNYAEHAREMGHDPDREPPFFFFKPQSALAQNGDDFYYPDFSHQVEHELELVVAIGKSGTKISATDAADYVFGFAVGLDMTCRDLQKEAKKLGRPWELGKGFDGSAPCTAIQRGGLDDLEQFGDLVLTRNGREVQRGNWRDMVWSIPELIAQVSRYIKLEPGDLIFTGTPAGVGAVEVGDQLEASLQGFSQHLTLRVVSDAQ; this is encoded by the coding sequence ATGCCGAACTATTCGCTACCGGTAATCAACGGCGCAGATATTTTTCCCGTTCATAAAATTATTTGTATCGGCCGCAACTACGCTGAACACGCGCGCGAAATGGGTCACGATCCCGATCGCGAGCCACCCTTTTTCTTTTTTAAGCCGCAAAGTGCATTGGCGCAAAATGGCGATGATTTTTACTACCCGGATTTCTCCCATCAGGTTGAGCACGAACTTGAGTTGGTGGTGGCGATTGGCAAATCCGGCACAAAAATTTCGGCTACCGACGCTGCCGATTATGTATTTGGCTTTGCAGTAGGATTGGACATGACTTGCCGCGACTTACAAAAAGAAGCCAAAAAACTGGGTCGCCCCTGGGAACTCGGCAAAGGCTTTGATGGCTCCGCACCCTGCACCGCCATTCAGCGCGGCGGTCTTGATGACCTTGAGCAATTCGGTGATTTGGTGTTAACCCGAAACGGGAGAGAAGTACAACGTGGCAATTGGCGCGATATGGTTTGGTCAATTCCTGAATTAATCGCACAAGTTTCTCGCTATATAAAGCTGGAACCAGGCGATTTGATATTTACGGGCACACCTGCCGGGGTTGGGGCGGTAGAGGTAGGCGATCAACTGGAAGCTAGCTTGCAAGGCTTTTCGCAACACTTAACACTGCGTGTGGTAAGCGACGCGCAGTAG
- a CDS encoding gamma carbonic anhydrase family protein, translated as MGAIRSFQGHTPRLGERVFVDESAVVIGDVELGDDASVWPCVVIRGDMHRIRIGARTSVQDGSVLHITHASSYNPAGHPLTVGDDVTVGHSVCLHGCTIGNRVLIGIGSTILDGAIVEDDVVIGAGSLVPPGKRLESGFMYMGTPVKQIRPLKDSERSFFTYSANNYVKLKNDYLGEAKSTQENSSLD; from the coding sequence ATGGGCGCAATAAGAAGTTTCCAAGGTCATACACCGCGTTTAGGCGAGCGGGTTTTTGTGGATGAATCCGCCGTGGTGATCGGCGATGTGGAACTGGGGGATGACGCGTCCGTATGGCCCTGCGTAGTAATTCGCGGCGATATGCATCGCATCCGTATAGGCGCGCGCACCAGCGTGCAAGATGGCTCGGTGCTGCACATCACCCACGCGAGTAGTTACAACCCGGCTGGCCACCCACTGACGGTTGGCGATGATGTAACTGTGGGCCATTCGGTATGTCTGCATGGTTGCACTATTGGCAATCGCGTATTGATTGGTATTGGCTCGACTATTCTGGACGGCGCCATAGTGGAAGATGATGTGGTGATCGGCGCAGGGTCACTGGTGCCACCTGGCAAACGCCTTGAATCGGGCTTCATGTACATGGGTACACCAGTAAAACAAATTCGCCCGCTCAAAGATTCAGAGCGCAGCTTTTTTACTTACTCCGCCAATAATTATGTGAAATTAAAAAATGATTACCTTGGCGAAGCTAAATCTACGCAAGAGAATTCCAGCCTCGATTAA
- a CDS encoding pirin family protein, with amino-acid sequence MISIRRSNERGGANFGWLDSKHTFSFGSYYDERHMGFSALRVINDDRVTPGAGFDTHGHRDMEIISYVLDGEIAHKDSEGNVATLPAGEFQLMSAGSGIRHSEFNPSRTKGLHFLQIWIQPSVYGEAPGYQQKDFGSNPGLTLAISPDGEAGSLVIKQDARVYQLLLAPNETAQLNTSTKRHYYVHVIDGELKIAGETVRPGDGAKLSDISALQLNATKQPVKALVFDLP; translated from the coding sequence ATGATCAGTATCAGACGCAGCAATGAACGCGGTGGAGCTAACTTCGGGTGGTTGGATAGCAAGCACACATTTTCGTTCGGCAGTTATTACGATGAGCGTCACATGGGGTTTTCAGCGCTGCGCGTCATTAACGATGATCGCGTAACTCCGGGTGCGGGCTTCGATACTCACGGTCATCGCGATATGGAAATTATCAGTTACGTGCTGGATGGTGAAATTGCCCACAAAGACAGCGAAGGTAATGTTGCAACCTTGCCAGCTGGTGAATTCCAGTTGATGTCTGCAGGCAGCGGTATTCGCCACAGTGAATTTAATCCTTCGCGAACGAAAGGATTACATTTCTTGCAAATCTGGATTCAACCAAGTGTGTACGGAGAAGCTCCCGGCTATCAGCAAAAAGATTTTGGTAGCAACCCGGGGTTAACCCTCGCGATAAGTCCGGATGGTGAAGCGGGTAGTTTGGTGATTAAGCAGGATGCACGTGTTTATCAATTGCTGTTGGCGCCAAATGAGACGGCACAATTAAATACCAGTACCAAACGTCACTATTACGTTCACGTGATTGATGGTGAATTAAAAATAGCTGGCGAAACAGTTAGGCCCGGGGATGGTGCAAAACTGTCTGATATAAGTGCGCTGCAATTAAATGCGACCAAGCAGCCAGTGAAAGCCCTGGTGTTTGATTTGCCCTAG
- a CDS encoding YqaA family protein, producing the protein MAYLSLFFAAIIAATIFPFSSEALLAALVYQEKSLLLLWLVATTGNSLGSCINWYLGGKCLQWQEKHWFPVKQIQLVRAQQLFQRYGVFSLLFAWVPVIGDPLTFVAGIMRVSFRLFVALVVLGKAVRYAVVIWLTQVALA; encoded by the coding sequence ATGGCTTACCTATCGCTATTTTTCGCGGCCATTATTGCGGCTACTATTTTTCCCTTTTCGTCAGAGGCGCTGCTAGCGGCGCTTGTCTACCAAGAAAAATCCCTTTTACTATTGTGGCTGGTTGCAACGACAGGGAATAGTCTTGGTTCCTGTATAAATTGGTATTTGGGAGGAAAATGTCTGCAGTGGCAAGAAAAACACTGGTTCCCGGTAAAGCAAATACAACTGGTTCGCGCGCAACAGCTTTTTCAGCGGTATGGAGTGTTTTCGTTATTGTTTGCCTGGGTGCCGGTAATCGGTGATCCATTAACGTTTGTTGCCGGCATTATGCGTGTATCTTTTAGGTTGTTTGTAGCGTTGGTTGTCTTAGGAAAGGCGGTACGTTATGCGGTCGTTATCTGGTTAACGCAGGTTGCTCTTGCTTAG
- a CDS encoding YheV family putative zinc ribbon protein: protein MVYSSKRRFVAGAVCPRCSEMDKLVVYSEDGKDYRECVACGYKDEMHFKPVARELETRVNQTEEDKRDAVQVINILPFKSPDQ from the coding sequence ATGGTCTATAGCAGCAAACGCCGGTTTGTCGCGGGTGCCGTATGCCCGCGCTGCTCGGAGATGGATAAACTGGTGGTCTACAGCGAGGATGGCAAAGATTACCGCGAGTGTGTTGCTTGCGGTTACAAGGATGAAATGCACTTCAAGCCGGTAGCGCGCGAACTGGAAACCCGGGTCAACCAAACTGAAGAAGACAAGCGCGACGCAGTCCAGGTTATCAATATCCTGCCCTTTAAATCGCCCGATCAATGA
- a CDS encoding MBOAT family protein: MQFDTFSYWLFFFITLLLFASQQQRNARIVLLLASYIFYAFWDVHFLLLLGGSTLGNYYLGRLIDCTEGRRKRLFLIVAIAANLSLLGFFKYCNFFIESFGTLFGLSEQSLVLNIVLPVGISFFTFEGIAYAMDIYRKDIRAERSLFNFSLFISFFPHLIAGPIIRPHDYFPQLEQPWRLTRASIQWSGYQIIKGLFKKLVLSDSVAVYANQYFAGDTSVSVWAGVIAFGLQIYFDFSGYTDMARGCARLFGIQLPINFDRPYLATNISKFWRKWHISLSSWLRDYLFIPLGGSRVVAWKIHRNLLIVMILGGLWHGASWGFALWGLWHGLLLSIHKLSVDIASEKIKLFFTGKIGIAVGWATTILCVFVGWIPFRATSFEQSLSVAGDFLAIWNFRLQSLPAVILGVIGFSVVYMYMDRHKVIDKNLEQGISWVTYIVSMGLVLCFIDIFMVRNVSIPFIYFQF; the protein is encoded by the coding sequence ATGCAATTTGATACTTTTAGCTACTGGTTGTTTTTCTTTATTACCCTATTACTTTTTGCATCCCAACAACAACGCAACGCACGAATTGTTCTGTTGCTTGCAAGTTATATTTTTTATGCATTTTGGGATGTGCATTTCCTATTGCTTTTGGGTGGTTCTACCTTGGGCAATTATTACTTGGGGCGTTTAATTGATTGCACTGAGGGAAGGCGTAAGCGCCTATTCCTGATTGTTGCTATCGCAGCTAATCTTTCCTTGTTAGGTTTTTTCAAATATTGCAATTTTTTTATTGAGTCGTTTGGCACCCTATTTGGGTTATCCGAACAATCATTGGTGTTGAATATAGTTCTTCCAGTGGGGATCAGCTTTTTTACATTTGAAGGTATTGCGTATGCAATGGATATCTACCGAAAAGACATTCGCGCAGAGCGAAGTCTGTTTAATTTTTCCTTGTTTATCTCGTTTTTCCCACACTTGATTGCAGGCCCCATTATTCGTCCGCATGATTACTTTCCTCAACTGGAACAGCCGTGGCGGTTAACGCGGGCAAGTATTCAATGGTCGGGCTATCAAATTATTAAAGGCTTGTTTAAGAAATTGGTGTTGTCAGATTCTGTTGCAGTTTATGCCAACCAATATTTTGCAGGTGATACTAGTGTTAGCGTTTGGGCTGGCGTGATTGCTTTCGGTTTACAAATCTATTTCGATTTTTCTGGCTACACAGACATGGCACGTGGCTGCGCGCGCCTGTTTGGTATTCAATTACCTATTAATTTTGATCGCCCCTATTTGGCCACCAATATCAGTAAATTTTGGCGGAAATGGCATATTTCTCTGTCGTCTTGGCTGCGGGACTATCTTTTTATTCCACTTGGGGGCAGTCGAGTTGTCGCATGGAAAATTCATCGCAACCTCCTTATCGTGATGATTTTGGGTGGGTTATGGCATGGTGCTAGCTGGGGTTTTGCGTTGTGGGGTTTGTGGCATGGTTTGCTATTAAGCATTCACAAATTAAGTGTTGATATTGCCAGCGAAAAAATAAAGCTATTTTTTACTGGGAAGATTGGTATCGCTGTAGGTTGGGCGACGACTATTCTATGTGTTTTTGTGGGATGGATACCTTTCAGGGCGACAAGTTTTGAGCAGTCACTAAGTGTTGCGGGCGATTTTCTCGCTATCTGGAACTTCAGGTTGCAAAGTTTGCCTGCCGTAATTTTGGGGGTTATCGGCTTCTCGGTTGTCTATATGTATATGGACCGCCATAAAGTCATCGACAAAAATTTGGAACAAGGGATTTCGTGGGTGACCTACATCGTTAGCATGGGATTGGTGCTGTGTTTTATTGATATTTTTATGGTGAGGAACGTTTCCATTCCGTTTATTTATTTTCAGTTTTAG
- the prlC gene encoding oligopeptidase A gives MTNPLLAAHTLPPFSSIRAEQVEPAVRQLIDDGRAQLKSLLEGLSVPTWNNLIAPIEDQGDKLDQAWAPVSHLNSVANSDELRKAYTESIALLTDYSTEFSQNEALYQAYQQLADSSEFAQLSQAQQQTISNALRDFRLGGVALNDADKKRFGEIQKRLSELSTQFSNNVLDATQAWYKQFDNADALAGLPESALAQAAQAAAQKNLPGYVVTLDFPSYYAVIMYADNRALREEIYTAYVTRASAAGKKADGSSAAEFDNSALIAETLALRHELAQLLGFANYAERSLASKMAESPAQVLQFLNELAQKSKPFAERDYAELCAFAAAQGCVDLQSWDSTYYSEKLRVEKYSVSQEELRPYFPAEKVISGMFEVVQRLFGIQVQQIAEFDTYHPDVRFFHIEKNGKQVASFYLDLFARDKKKGGAWMADCRVRRKTSTGLQLPVAFLTCNFTPPVGETPSLLTHDEVTTLFHEFGHGLHHMLTQIDVAAVSGINGVAWDAVELPSQFMENWCWESEAIPLISGHYQTGEPLPQRLLDKMLAAKNFQSGLQMIRQLEFSLFDFRLHAEYNTAAPKSAQQVLNEVRDLVAVIRPPVFNRFENSFSHIFAGGYAAGYYSYKWAEVLSADAYSRFEEEGIFNAQTGASFLQEILQQGGSRAPMELFKNFRGREPQIDALLRHSGIAPANTSAEVAA, from the coding sequence ATGACCAATCCCCTGCTTGCTGCTCATACCCTGCCCCCTTTTTCCTCCATTCGTGCCGAACAGGTAGAGCCAGCGGTGCGCCAGTTAATCGATGATGGCCGCGCCCAATTAAAATCCCTGCTGGAGGGGCTTTCCGTCCCTACCTGGAACAATCTGATTGCACCTATTGAAGATCAGGGCGATAAGTTGGATCAGGCTTGGGCGCCGGTCAGTCATTTGAATTCGGTAGCCAATAGCGATGAATTGCGCAAAGCCTATACCGAAAGCATCGCCTTACTGACTGATTATTCAACCGAATTTAGTCAAAACGAAGCCTTATATCAGGCTTATCAGCAGCTTGCTGATAGTAGCGAATTTGCGCAGTTGTCCCAGGCGCAACAACAAACTATCAGTAATGCGCTACGCGATTTTCGTTTGGGCGGTGTTGCGTTAAATGACGCCGATAAAAAACGTTTCGGTGAAATTCAAAAGCGTTTGTCAGAGTTGTCCACCCAATTTTCCAATAATGTCCTGGATGCAACCCAGGCTTGGTATAAACAATTTGATAATGCGGATGCGCTGGCGGGCTTGCCTGAATCGGCACTGGCACAAGCGGCACAGGCCGCCGCACAAAAAAACCTGCCGGGCTATGTGGTCACGCTCGATTTTCCCTCCTATTACGCCGTGATTATGTACGCGGATAATCGCGCATTGCGCGAAGAAATTTATACTGCTTATGTAACACGTGCATCAGCGGCCGGAAAAAAAGCGGACGGCTCTTCAGCGGCTGAATTTGATAATAGTGCGCTGATTGCTGAGACACTCGCGTTGCGTCATGAGTTGGCTCAACTGTTGGGTTTTGCGAATTATGCCGAGCGCTCGCTGGCCAGCAAAATGGCGGAATCACCCGCGCAAGTATTGCAATTTTTGAATGAACTCGCGCAAAAATCCAAACCCTTTGCTGAGCGGGATTATGCTGAATTGTGTGCATTTGCCGCCGCGCAAGGCTGCGTGGATTTACAATCCTGGGACAGTACTTACTACAGCGAAAAATTGCGCGTAGAAAAATATTCGGTATCGCAGGAGGAATTACGCCCCTATTTTCCGGCGGAAAAAGTGATTTCTGGTATGTTTGAGGTGGTGCAACGTTTGTTCGGTATTCAAGTACAACAAATCGCTGAATTTGATACTTATCATCCGGATGTGCGCTTTTTTCATATCGAAAAAAATGGCAAACAGGTTGCGAGTTTTTACCTCGACCTGTTTGCACGCGACAAGAAAAAAGGCGGTGCCTGGATGGCGGATTGCCGCGTGCGACGTAAAACATCCACCGGGTTACAATTGCCCGTTGCTTTTTTAACCTGCAACTTTACTCCACCGGTGGGTGAAACTCCGTCGCTATTAACCCACGATGAAGTGACCACCTTGTTTCATGAATTTGGTCATGGCTTACACCATATGCTTACGCAAATTGATGTGGCGGCCGTAAGCGGTATTAATGGTGTAGCCTGGGACGCGGTGGAACTGCCTAGTCAATTTATGGAGAACTGGTGTTGGGAGTCAGAGGCAATTCCATTGATTTCTGGCCACTATCAAACTGGCGAGCCATTACCGCAACGCTTGCTGGATAAGATGCTCGCTGCTAAAAATTTCCAATCCGGTTTGCAAATGATTCGCCAGTTGGAATTTTCGCTATTCGATTTCCGCTTGCACGCGGAATACAACACGGCCGCGCCAAAATCTGCACAGCAGGTGTTAAATGAAGTTCGCGATCTGGTTGCGGTGATCAGGCCGCCGGTGTTCAATCGTTTTGAAAACAGTTTTAGCCATATTTTTGCTGGCGGTTATGCAGCGGGTTACTACAGCTATAAGTGGGCAGAGGTCTTATCGGCTGATGCTTATTCGCGCTTTGAAGAGGAAGGTATTTTTAATGCGCAAACAGGTGCAAGTTTTCTTCAGGAAATCCTGCAGCAGGGTGGCAGTCGTGCGCCCATGGAATTGTTTAAAAATTTCCGTGGACGCGAGCCGCAAATCGATGCACTCCTGCGCCACTCGGGTATCGCGCCCGCTAACACTTCAGCGGAGGTGGCAGCCTGA
- a CDS encoding LysR family transcriptional regulator: MHHAITLEALRVLDAIDRKGSFGAAADALFKVPSALSYTVQKLETDLGISLFDRSKQKAQLTTAGRLLLEQGRQLLQAASAIEEAVQQLESGWETQLRIAIDTVLPLAPLLQHINAFNQLDKRVAITIREEVLGGTWDALIAERCDLALGASGDLPKGIFEYRLMGEVEFVFAVAREHPLRFHNGPVDAAAIAAFPTIVIADSSLTTPGRSSGLLESRQIIRVPNVTAKIQAQMMGLGIGFLPKHLIHNEIAHGDLVILDCTVPRPNIPLYMAWRKDNTGKALQWFINICMGEVWLPRSHQPR; this comes from the coding sequence ATGCACCACGCCATCACCCTGGAAGCCTTGCGCGTACTGGATGCGATCGACCGTAAAGGTAGCTTTGGTGCCGCCGCTGACGCCCTGTTCAAGGTGCCTTCGGCGCTTTCCTACACTGTCCAAAAGCTTGAGACAGATCTCGGCATCAGTTTGTTTGATCGCAGCAAGCAGAAGGCGCAGCTGACTACCGCCGGACGCTTGTTGCTGGAACAGGGCCGTCAACTCTTGCAGGCGGCTAGCGCCATTGAAGAGGCGGTACAGCAGCTGGAGTCGGGCTGGGAAACCCAATTACGCATTGCCATTGACACTGTGCTGCCCCTTGCGCCCTTGCTCCAGCACATCAACGCATTCAATCAATTGGATAAGCGTGTGGCTATTACCATTCGCGAAGAAGTATTGGGCGGCACCTGGGATGCATTGATCGCCGAGCGCTGCGACCTGGCACTCGGTGCCAGCGGGGATTTACCCAAAGGGATTTTTGAGTATCGGTTGATGGGTGAAGTGGAGTTTGTATTTGCGGTTGCGCGTGAACATCCCCTGCGCTTTCACAATGGCCCCGTGGACGCTGCTGCCATAGCGGCATTTCCCACTATAGTGATTGCAGATTCATCGCTCACCACACCGGGGCGCTCATCGGGTTTATTGGAAAGCCGGCAAATAATTCGTGTCCCTAATGTCACCGCAAAAATTCAAGCCCAGATGATGGGCCTGGGAATTGGCTTTTTACCCAAGCATTTAATTCACAATGAAATTGCGCACGGGGATTTAGTTATTTTAGATTGCACAGTGCCGCGTCCGAATATTCCGCTCTACATGGCGTGGCGCAAAGATAATACGGGCAAAGCGCTGCAATGGTTTATCAATATATGCATGGGTGAAGTCTGGCTCCCACGTTCGCACCAGCCACGCTAA